A portion of the Paenibacillus sp. PvR098 genome contains these proteins:
- a CDS encoding aldo/keto reductase gives MKYRKLGITNLKVSVIGVGTWQFGGEWGKPFTQAEVDGILDQAKDSGINLIDTAECYGDHTSESLIGSYVSRGSREDWVIASKFGHHFHAHMDRTQHWSPQEVLEQLDASLKALQTDYIDLYQFHSGTDEAFDQDDLWTLLDKQVQAGKIRHLGTSIGSNDNLHQTDASSRVGSEVIQVVYNRLDRVPEDRVFPSCERQGLGVLARVPLASGYLSGKYKPGVVFAENDVRQRHDPEQTLLKLQEVERIREKELPAGMDMATWALAWCLKHPAVTAVIPGCKSQEQVIANARAAEYVGDGHPQSWKL, from the coding sequence GTGAAGTATCGCAAGCTCGGAATAACGAATCTGAAGGTATCCGTCATCGGTGTAGGAACTTGGCAGTTCGGAGGCGAATGGGGCAAGCCCTTCACACAAGCCGAAGTCGACGGTATTCTTGATCAGGCGAAGGATAGCGGCATCAATCTGATCGACACCGCAGAATGCTACGGAGACCATACGTCCGAGTCGCTGATCGGCAGCTACGTCTCCCGCGGAAGCCGGGAAGATTGGGTGATCGCCAGCAAGTTCGGACACCACTTTCACGCACATATGGATCGTACACAGCACTGGTCCCCTCAAGAGGTGCTTGAGCAGCTGGACGCTTCCTTGAAGGCGCTTCAAACAGATTACATAGACCTATACCAATTTCATTCGGGAACGGATGAGGCGTTTGATCAGGACGACTTATGGACCCTGCTGGACAAACAGGTGCAAGCGGGTAAAATTCGCCACCTCGGCACGTCCATCGGAAGCAACGATAACCTGCATCAGACCGATGCTTCCTCACGCGTCGGCTCGGAGGTCATTCAAGTCGTCTATAACCGGCTGGACCGCGTGCCGGAGGATCGGGTATTTCCATCTTGCGAGCGGCAGGGACTTGGCGTATTGGCGCGCGTGCCTCTGGCGAGCGGATACTTGAGCGGCAAGTACAAGCCAGGTGTGGTGTTTGCCGAGAACGACGTCCGTCAGAGGCACGATCCTGAGCAAACACTCCTTAAGCTGCAAGAGGTGGAGCGCATTCGGGAGAAGGAGTTGCCCGCCGGTATGGACATGGCCACTTGGGCACTGGCGTGGTGTCTCAAGCACCCTGCGGTTACTGCGGTCATTCCCGGCTGCAAAAGCCAAGAGCAGGTTATAGCCAATGCGAGAGCGGCGGAATACGTCGGGGACGGACACCCTCAAAGCTGGAAGCTGTAA
- a CDS encoding ribonucleotide-diphosphate reductase subunit beta, which yields MELQKKKLFNEHGDRDWGKRRIIGGNTTNLIELNNVKYDWATKMYRTMMNNFWIPEEIPLAQDAKDYKFLSPEERQSYDKIISFLIFLDSLQTANLPNINEYITAPEVNLCLTVQTFQEAVHSQSYSYILDSVSSAEARDDIYNQWREDKHLLRRNRFITDLYERFIETPSTENLMRTIMANYILEGIYFYSGFSFFYALGRQGKMLGTVSEIKYIQRDELTHLALFQNIFREIRKENPDLFTDELIEELRHMMRTAVQHEIEWGQYITNNKIHGLSNDIIDQYIKYLSNERLKNLGLEILYPEVVEHPMKWVENFSNMNGIKTDFFEQKVTNYSKSSNLNWDDL from the coding sequence ATGGAACTTCAAAAAAAGAAGTTGTTTAACGAGCACGGAGACCGCGATTGGGGTAAGCGCCGGATCATTGGCGGCAATACGACCAATCTGATTGAGCTAAACAATGTGAAATACGACTGGGCGACTAAGATGTATCGCACAATGATGAACAATTTTTGGATTCCAGAGGAAATCCCGCTCGCACAAGACGCGAAGGATTATAAATTCCTGTCTCCGGAAGAGCGTCAAAGCTATGATAAAATCATTTCTTTCCTTATTTTCCTTGATTCGCTGCAGACGGCCAATCTGCCGAACATCAACGAGTACATCACGGCTCCGGAAGTGAACTTGTGCCTCACCGTCCAAACGTTCCAGGAAGCCGTTCACAGCCAGAGCTATTCTTATATTCTCGACAGCGTCTCTTCCGCGGAAGCGCGCGACGATATTTATAATCAGTGGCGCGAAGACAAGCACCTGCTGCGCCGCAACCGGTTCATTACGGATCTGTACGAGCGGTTTATCGAAACCCCGTCGACAGAAAATCTGATGCGTACCATTATGGCCAACTACATTCTTGAAGGAATCTACTTCTACAGCGGGTTCAGCTTCTTCTACGCGCTCGGCCGTCAAGGCAAGATGCTCGGCACCGTATCGGAAATCAAATATATCCAGCGTGACGAACTGACCCATTTGGCGCTGTTCCAAAACATATTCCGCGAAATCCGCAAGGAAAATCCGGATCTGTTTACGGATGAATTAATCGAAGAACTGCGCCATATGATGCGAACCGCCGTACAGCACGAGATCGAATGGGGTCAATATATTACCAACAACAAGATTCATGGTCTGAGCAACGATATTATCGATCAATACATCAAATACCTTTCCAATGAGCGGTTGAAAAACCTTGGACTTGAAATTCTGTATCCTGAAGTTGTCGAGCATCCGATGAAGTGGGTTGAAAACTTCAGCAACATGAATGGTATCAAAACCGACTTTTTCGAGCAAAAGGTTACCAATTACAGCAAATCGTCGAACCTCAATTGGGATGATTTGTAA
- a CDS encoding MmcQ/YjbR family DNA-binding protein: MNHQTLIDYGLKKTGTDLRYPFDPGMPVLFVGNKMFALLGSYQGKPSVNLKADPETIWLTRETHPNSVFPGYHMNKRHWNTVLLDGSIEDHELFDMLEESYQLVCSKLSKAEKQRLSLL, from the coding sequence ATGAATCATCAAACCCTTATTGATTATGGATTAAAAAAAACCGGCACCGACTTGCGATATCCGTTTGATCCCGGTATGCCTGTACTATTTGTCGGAAATAAGATGTTCGCGCTGCTCGGCTCTTATCAGGGAAAGCCCAGCGTGAACCTGAAGGCCGATCCCGAAACCATATGGCTGACAAGAGAAACGCATCCGAACTCCGTCTTCCCTGGCTATCACATGAATAAACGCCACTGGAATACCGTTCTTTTGGACGGCTCGATTGAAGACCATGAACTATTCGATATGCTGGAGGAATCTTATCAGCTGGTTTGCAGCAAGCTTTCCAAAGCCGAGAAGCAGCGTCTGTCTCTCTTGTAA
- a CDS encoding copper resistance protein CopC, whose protein sequence is MHFIDFIPRLLRRPVYFFLLCSVIVFAFGMASRADAHASLVEAQPAAGSELVQAPDQIVLTFNERLEKELYQLRVYDRNKRLVTEQNAVLNASQTALTLNLPRLGQGTYLVTYHVISADGHPVNGTYLFAVGESLSGPAPASGIEADMDHLHYHDSGPLDRFGVKDVLQFASRIAFYITMLGFTGLLLWLRWFGTGSPMETKTRLRRSAERWQQAYLIVYIVFMWAHMGDLIGDGGADALLRLFSQTNIGYAWLGGILLALLSFVMLYRNALLDYIWVAAVWFAKSLLGHAAAFQPAKETLTLDFVHLAASSVWIGGLLTLLTLWKSEREQARRFYPFFSTAALISMLVLIVSGVLMTFIFLPDIRYIVETSWGKLLIVKTVLVLLVVVTASSVRYYYRKNNEQRVGGLIRTDALLMALILGIVGIFTYLLPAPANEPLNWHVMGEKIHMTAQISPNVPGVNDFTVKVWLPEKLGKPKQVIMKLQSIDSPEIAPLSVPLEYFEDPSFEESFGMKRYSYKARGAYLPYPGHWKLEVRVMDSNDDETVYEKEERVF, encoded by the coding sequence ATGCATTTCATTGATTTCATACCCCGGCTGCTGAGGCGTCCGGTTTATTTCTTCTTATTATGTTCGGTGATTGTTTTCGCTTTCGGAATGGCTTCGCGGGCGGACGCCCATGCAAGCCTGGTTGAGGCTCAGCCGGCGGCAGGAAGTGAACTTGTGCAAGCGCCGGACCAGATTGTTCTTACCTTCAATGAAAGGTTGGAAAAAGAGTTATATCAATTAAGGGTGTACGACAGGAACAAACGGCTGGTAACGGAACAAAACGCCGTGCTGAATGCAAGTCAGACGGCGTTGACGCTGAACTTGCCGAGGCTTGGACAGGGGACTTATCTGGTAACGTATCATGTCATCTCGGCGGATGGTCATCCGGTGAACGGAACGTATCTGTTCGCCGTAGGCGAGAGCTTGAGCGGGCCGGCGCCGGCGTCCGGGATTGAGGCTGACATGGATCATCTTCACTATCACGACAGCGGGCCGCTGGACCGCTTCGGAGTGAAGGACGTGCTGCAGTTTGCTTCACGCATCGCTTTCTATATTACAATGCTGGGCTTTACCGGTTTGCTCTTGTGGCTCCGTTGGTTCGGTACAGGAAGTCCGATGGAGACGAAGACCCGTTTGCGGCGGAGCGCGGAGCGCTGGCAGCAGGCTTACCTTATTGTTTACATTGTGTTCATGTGGGCTCATATGGGTGATCTGATCGGTGACGGTGGAGCGGATGCGCTTCTGCGATTGTTTTCGCAGACAAACATCGGCTATGCCTGGCTTGGAGGTATCCTGCTGGCTCTGCTCTCGTTTGTTATGCTGTATCGAAACGCTCTGCTGGACTATATATGGGTTGCTGCCGTCTGGTTTGCCAAAAGCTTGCTCGGCCACGCCGCGGCCTTCCAGCCCGCTAAGGAGACGCTCACTCTGGACTTTGTGCATCTCGCCGCTTCCTCCGTTTGGATCGGGGGGCTGCTGACGCTGCTTACGCTTTGGAAAAGCGAGAGGGAGCAAGCAAGGCGGTTTTATCCGTTTTTTTCTACGGCTGCGTTGATCAGTATGTTGGTGCTGATCGTTTCGGGCGTGCTGATGACCTTCATTTTCCTGCCGGATATTCGTTATATCGTGGAAACGTCCTGGGGCAAGCTTTTGATTGTCAAAACCGTGCTGGTGCTTTTGGTAGTCGTCACCGCATCGTCGGTTCGTTATTATTATCGGAAGAACAACGAACAGCGCGTAGGGGGCTTGATTCGGACGGACGCGCTGCTGATGGCGCTTATCTTGGGAATTGTCGGCATCTTCACCTATTTACTGCCGGCTCCTGCTAATGAACCGTTGAATTGGCATGTGATGGGCGAAAAGATACACATGACGGCGCAGATCAGTCCAAACGTTCCAGGTGTGAATGATTTTACGGTGAAGGTGTGGCTGCCTGAGAAGCTCGGTAAACCAAAGCAAGTCATCATGAAGCTTCAATCGATCGACAGTCCGGAAATCGCTCCGCTGAGTGTTCCTCTGGAATATTTTGAGGATCCGAGCTTTGAGGAATCATTTGGAATGAAAAGGTACAGCTACAAGGCTCGCGGGGCCTACTTGCCATATCCCGGCCATTGGAAGCTGGAGGTTCGGGTCATGGACAGCAATGATGACGAAACGGTATATGAAAAGGAAGAAAGAGTTTTTTAA
- a CDS encoding EAL domain-containing protein, translated as MKKFPIDKLKIAQQFVRDITDDPDDAAIVQAIMAMAQSLKLNVIAEGVETEEQLSFLLDVKCREIQGYIYSRPVPADEFHALLQRNMVV; from the coding sequence TTGAAAAAATTCCCCATCGACAAGCTGAAAATCGCGCAGCAATTTGTAAGGGATATTACCGATGACCCGGATGATGCCGCGATCGTGCAGGCGATCATGGCGATGGCGCAAAGCTTGAAGCTGAATGTCATCGCGGAAGGAGTGGAGACGGAAGAACAGCTCTCGTTTCTGCTGGATGTCAAATGTAGGGAGATTCAAGGTTACATATACAGCCGACCGGTTCCGGCAGATGAGTTTCACGCTTTGCTGCAGAGGAACATGGTGGTGTAA
- the cobK gene encoding precorrin-6A reductase — protein sequence MILMLAGTSDARELAVRIHGAGYNLLSTVVTESAAKSLEEAGIPVQIGRLDAGGMAELIRTRGVQVVVDASHPFAEEASRQAMAAALQSEVPYIRYERERGTYEGHPRLIFVDDYEQAAELAAERRGVIMLTTGSKTLHIFAERLIGLPDTRLVARMLPRKDNMDKCEQLGVEQKNIVAMQGPFSKELNQALYRHYGVTTVITKESGKIGAVEEKLAAALEMDIDTIVIGRPQLDYGVVYSEFEGVLEELNNTLQEVR from the coding sequence ATGATTCTGATGCTTGCAGGAACGAGCGATGCGCGTGAGTTAGCGGTGCGCATTCACGGGGCGGGGTATAACCTGCTGTCTACTGTTGTGACGGAGAGCGCGGCCAAAAGTCTTGAGGAAGCTGGGATACCGGTGCAAATCGGGCGTCTGGATGCCGGCGGTATGGCTGAGCTGATCCGCACCCGGGGGGTTCAGGTGGTTGTGGATGCGAGCCATCCGTTTGCAGAGGAAGCGTCCCGTCAAGCGATGGCGGCTGCTCTCCAGTCGGAAGTGCCGTATATTCGTTATGAGCGGGAGCGGGGAACCTATGAAGGGCATCCGCGGCTTATATTCGTTGACGACTACGAGCAAGCGGCGGAGCTGGCGGCTGAAAGACGCGGCGTAATCATGCTGACGACGGGCAGCAAGACGCTGCATATTTTCGCGGAGCGGCTAATCGGGCTGCCGGATACTAGGCTCGTGGCCCGCATGCTGCCCCGTAAGGATAACATGGATAAGTGTGAACAGCTTGGCGTCGAGCAGAAAAACATTGTAGCGATGCAGGGGCCTTTTTCCAAGGAGCTGAATCAAGCGTTATATCGTCATTATGGGGTAACGACCGTGATTACCAAGGAAAGCGGTAAAATCGGGGCAGTCGAGGAAAAGCTGGCGGCAGCGCTGGAAATGGACATCGATACGATCGTCATCGGACGCCCGCAGCTGGATTACGGTGTTGTGTATTCGGAGTTTGAAGGTGTACTGGAAGAATTAAATAACACATTACAGGAGGTGCGGTAA
- a CDS encoding GGDEF domain-containing protein, whose amino-acid sequence MLGLPYDQVDWIALGFISIAAGPVLYVSLKKQANQLITTWYAISSLLLLAECTEMATRYFYAGWNGWLIHLADAAGMTLLTVPLLYFAIADLRNREDTERRLHDLAFHDQLTGLPNREKFQQSLETSIEAARLAGTQLAVLFINLDRFKNVNDTFGHAFGDRLLVEAAERLKN is encoded by the coding sequence GTGTTAGGTCTTCCCTATGATCAAGTGGATTGGATTGCGCTCGGGTTCATCTCGATTGCTGCCGGGCCGGTTCTTTATGTGTCTTTGAAGAAACAAGCAAATCAACTGATAACAACCTGGTATGCCATTTCGTCTTTGCTGCTGTTGGCGGAATGTACGGAGATGGCGACCCGATACTTCTATGCGGGTTGGAACGGCTGGCTTATCCACTTGGCAGATGCAGCAGGGATGACTCTGCTAACAGTCCCTTTGTTGTATTTTGCTATAGCCGATCTCCGGAATAGAGAAGATACGGAACGGCGTTTACACGATTTGGCCTTTCATGACCAGCTTACCGGACTGCCGAATCGAGAGAAATTTCAGCAGTCCCTTGAGACTTCCATTGAAGCGGCCCGATTAGCCGGAACCCAGCTGGCCGTCCTGTTTATCAATCTCGACCGGTTCAAGAATGTAAATGATACGTTCGGTCACGCCTTTGGTGATCGATTGCTCGTCGAAGCGGCGGAACGGCTGAAGAATTGA
- a CDS encoding sirohydrochlorin chelatase, producing the protein MNAVLFVGHGSRDPEGNEEVRAFVSSVAGTLGEPIVETCFLEFESPTIAQGIQTCVDRGATRVAVVPITLFAAGHAKLHIPGAIDAAKLKHPGVLFAYSRPIGVHELALDILSSRLEEAGIDLEENAEDTALLVIGRGSSDADANSDLYKISRLLWERLKVKWVETAFIGVTAPRADEGVERCVKLGAKRIVILPYFLFTGVLIKRLELMKGEFAEKHPDLSFVLADYFGFHPKLSKILKERADEALYGEVRMNCDMCQFRLEAAKHMDPHDHDHDHNHDHDHHDHDHEHERHEHTIRTKEVHS; encoded by the coding sequence ATGAATGCGGTATTGTTTGTAGGGCACGGCAGCAGGGATCCGGAAGGGAACGAGGAGGTCCGAGCTTTTGTAAGCTCGGTGGCGGGCACGCTTGGGGAGCCGATCGTAGAAACGTGCTTTTTGGAGTTTGAGTCGCCTACGATTGCTCAAGGCATTCAGACCTGCGTAGATCGGGGAGCGACCCGCGTTGCGGTTGTGCCGATTACGCTGTTTGCTGCGGGGCATGCGAAGCTGCATATCCCGGGTGCCATTGATGCGGCGAAGCTGAAGCATCCGGGTGTCTTGTTTGCTTACAGCCGGCCGATCGGCGTTCATGAGCTGGCGCTCGATATTTTATCTTCACGCTTGGAAGAAGCGGGGATCGATCTCGAAGAAAATGCGGAGGACACGGCGCTGCTTGTGATCGGACGGGGAAGCAGCGATGCGGATGCCAACAGCGATTTATATAAAATATCGAGGCTCCTGTGGGAGCGGCTGAAGGTGAAATGGGTGGAGACGGCCTTCATTGGTGTAACGGCTCCGCGCGCGGACGAGGGTGTGGAGCGCTGCGTGAAGCTCGGCGCGAAGCGGATTGTGATACTGCCTTATTTTCTTTTTACGGGCGTGCTAATCAAACGCTTGGAGCTAATGAAGGGTGAGTTTGCCGAGAAACATCCGGACCTGTCGTTCGTCTTGGCCGACTACTTTGGCTTCCATCCTAAGCTCAGTAAAATTTTGAAGGAGCGGGCGGACGAAGCTTTATATGGAGAAGTGCGTATGAACTGTGACATGTGCCAATTCCGGCTTGAGGCGGCAAAGCATATGGATCCCCACGATCATGACCATGACCACAACCATGACCATGATCACCATGATCACGATCATGAACATGAACGGCATGAGCACACGATCAGGACCAAAGAGGTGCATTCATGA
- the cobJ gene encoding precorrin-3B C(17)-methyltransferase → MKGKLSVIGFGPGSYEHMTQKARDAIQECDVVIGYNTYVDLVRGLLNGQQVVRTGMTEEVSRAQEAVRQAEAGHRVAVISSGDAGVYGMAGLIYEVLMEKGWRREQGVEVEVIPGISAINSTASLLGAPIMHDACTISLSDHLTPWELIIRRVEAAAQADFVIALYNPRSGRRTRQIVETQRVLMKHRSPQTPVGIVKSAYREREDIVITTLEAMLEHDIGMLTTVIIGNSTTVVYDGLMVTPRGYQRKYTLGSDVQPLKPHERLRQEAEPWALEGQEEPEEAISEYEAEAESEKPVSAYGLALEALQLVEAHRSGLAQPVTGSFDTVLFRQEAILEFAVSPGLAEKRLTAPQLALLAEIVGEEGTMEYTPHHQLMVRLRTNDPDTITSRLTEAGLLLAPIGDVAQLKACDFCNMDKADSVPYMTELHRRLGGMSVPKELKIGFNGCGMACYGAVKEDIGIVYRKEKFDLFLGGKTVGRNAHPGQPVAEGIEPEQLVETVERIVSRYANDGHPNERFHKFFGRVKELEGYRHQDLPVFQIENAVCGD, encoded by the coding sequence ATGAAAGGGAAATTGTCTGTGATCGGTTTCGGACCGGGCAGTTATGAGCATATGACGCAAAAAGCGAGAGACGCCATACAGGAATGCGACGTCGTGATCGGATACAACACATACGTGGATTTGGTGCGCGGTTTGTTAAACGGGCAGCAGGTGGTGCGAACGGGGATGACCGAAGAGGTGAGCAGGGCGCAGGAAGCGGTTCGTCAAGCGGAGGCTGGACACCGGGTGGCTGTCATCTCCAGTGGGGACGCCGGCGTATACGGCATGGCCGGGCTGATCTATGAGGTGCTGATGGAAAAAGGATGGCGGCGGGAACAGGGCGTAGAGGTCGAGGTTATCCCCGGCATATCGGCAATCAACTCGACGGCATCCTTATTGGGTGCGCCTATCATGCACGATGCCTGCACGATCAGTCTGAGTGACCATTTGACGCCATGGGAGCTGATTATTCGGCGTGTGGAGGCGGCAGCGCAGGCTGATTTCGTCATCGCGTTGTACAACCCGCGAAGCGGGAGACGCACAAGGCAAATCGTGGAAACGCAGCGGGTGCTGATGAAGCATCGCTCGCCGCAGACGCCGGTAGGGATCGTCAAGAGTGCTTACCGGGAGCGTGAGGACATCGTCATCACGACGCTTGAAGCGATGCTGGAGCACGATATCGGCATGCTGACGACGGTGATTATTGGCAACTCAACCACAGTCGTTTATGATGGGCTGATGGTGACGCCGCGCGGCTATCAGCGCAAGTATACACTCGGTTCGGATGTGCAGCCGCTAAAGCCGCATGAGAGGCTGCGGCAGGAGGCAGAGCCTTGGGCGCTGGAGGGACAGGAGGAGCCCGAGGAAGCGATATCGGAATATGAAGCTGAGGCGGAGTCTGAGAAACCGGTATCTGCATACGGACTGGCGCTGGAAGCTCTTCAGCTCGTCGAAGCGCACCGCTCTGGACTGGCTCAGCCTGTTACCGGCAGCTTCGACACGGTCCTATTCCGTCAAGAAGCGATCCTCGAGTTTGCTGTTAGTCCGGGTCTAGCTGAGAAGCGGTTGACCGCTCCGCAGCTTGCGCTGCTTGCGGAGATCGTGGGAGAAGAAGGGACGATGGAATATACTCCGCATCATCAGCTGATGGTACGGCTTCGAACGAATGATCCGGATACGATAACCTCTCGTCTAACGGAGGCCGGGCTGCTGCTAGCGCCGATCGGTGATGTGGCGCAGCTGAAAGCCTGCGATTTCTGCAACATGGATAAGGCCGATTCTGTGCCGTATATGACGGAGCTCCATCGCCGTTTAGGCGGCATGAGCGTGCCGAAGGAGCTGAAGATCGGCTTCAATGGCTGCGGGATGGCATGCTACGGAGCAGTGAAGGAAGACATCGGGATCGTGTATCGCAAAGAAAAGTTCGATCTGTTCCTGGGAGGCAAAACGGTCGGAAGAAATGCCCATCCGGGTCAGCCGGTCGCTGAGGGAATTGAACCGGAGCAATTGGTGGAAACGGTGGAGAGGATCGTTTCCCGTTATGCAAACGATGGACACCCGAATGAACGGTTTCATAAATTTTTTGGCCGCGTGAAGGAGCTCGAGGGCTACAGGCATCAGGATTTGCCGGTGTTTCAAATCGAGAATGCGGTTTGTGGAGATTAA
- a CDS encoding ribonucleoside-diphosphate reductase subunit alpha: protein MIIVKRDGTKEELVFSKMKKVIDFACETYPECDPLELETALLPLFRNEITTKEIQRLLIQVAVEKTSVEQPNWQYVAAKLLTYDLYKEAQLNRKYGHFGYGDLYSLITYLTQTGLYGEYILEHYNKEEIRELGTYIKPERDYLLNYIGLKTLADRYLIKGLDKEVLELPQELFMGVAMHLAMKESDKLYWAKRFYDVLSNLEMTVATPTLANARKPLHQLSSCFIDTVPDNLWGIYNVDQSFAQVSKHGGGMGIYVGKVRSKGSNIRGFKGVAGGVIPWIKNYNNTAIAVDQLGVRSGAVAVYLDVWHKDVLDFLNLKTNNGDDRMKAHDIFPGVCIPDLFMKTVEERGSWYLFDPHEVRKVKGYSIEDSYGEEWERRYWECVNDDKISKDEIPAIDIMKRILTSAFETGTPFVFFRDTVNRANPNKHKGMIYCSNLCTEICQNMSPTEMIQTQHEDGIITSTVKSGDFVVCNLSSTNLGRVYTKEDIERVVTTQMRMMDNVIDLNYYPIPQAEITNKKYRAVGLGSSGYHQMMAQLHIQWESDEHVQKADEVYEWMNYYAIKASMEIAKEKGAYPVFEGSEWQSGVYFEERGYSSPEWLELKEQVAKHGVRNGWMFAIAPTASTSLIAGSTAGIDPIFNKFFIEEKKNAVIPQTAPNLNPDTMWYYKEAHRIDQHWSIRAAGARQRHIDQSQSFNLYITPELSARDFLELYMAAWKNGLKTVYYVRNQSLEVEECVSCSA from the coding sequence ATGATTATCGTCAAAAGAGACGGCACGAAAGAAGAGCTAGTGTTTTCCAAAATGAAAAAAGTAATCGACTTTGCTTGCGAAACGTATCCCGAATGCGATCCGCTGGAGCTGGAAACCGCTTTGCTGCCTTTGTTCCGCAATGAAATTACGACCAAGGAAATACAGCGCCTGCTGATTCAAGTCGCTGTAGAGAAAACGAGCGTTGAGCAGCCAAATTGGCAGTACGTGGCCGCCAAGCTTTTGACGTATGATCTGTACAAAGAAGCTCAATTGAATCGTAAATACGGTCATTTTGGATATGGCGATCTGTATTCCCTGATTACCTATTTAACACAAACTGGCCTGTACGGCGAATATATTCTTGAGCACTATAATAAAGAAGAGATCCGGGAGCTCGGCACCTACATCAAACCGGAGAGAGACTACCTGCTGAACTACATCGGCCTGAAGACGCTCGCGGACCGATACCTGATCAAAGGGCTGGATAAAGAAGTACTCGAGCTGCCGCAGGAGCTGTTCATGGGTGTTGCGATGCATTTGGCCATGAAGGAATCGGACAAGCTATACTGGGCCAAGCGGTTCTACGATGTGCTCAGCAATCTGGAAATGACGGTTGCGACTCCAACTTTGGCTAATGCCCGCAAGCCGCTGCATCAATTGTCGAGCTGCTTTATCGATACGGTGCCGGATAACCTGTGGGGCATATACAACGTAGACCAAAGCTTCGCCCAAGTGTCCAAGCACGGCGGTGGCATGGGAATTTATGTAGGTAAAGTCCGCAGCAAGGGCTCTAACATTCGCGGCTTCAAGGGAGTAGCCGGGGGCGTCATCCCATGGATCAAAAACTATAACAATACCGCAATTGCCGTCGACCAGCTTGGCGTCCGTTCCGGCGCCGTGGCGGTTTATCTGGACGTGTGGCATAAAGATGTACTGGACTTCCTGAACCTGAAAACAAATAACGGGGACGACCGGATGAAGGCCCACGATATTTTCCCTGGCGTATGTATTCCTGATTTGTTCATGAAGACGGTAGAGGAACGCGGCAGCTGGTATTTGTTCGACCCGCATGAGGTGCGCAAAGTCAAAGGGTACTCCATTGAGGATTCTTATGGCGAGGAGTGGGAACGCCGTTATTGGGAGTGCGTGAATGACGACAAAATCTCGAAGGATGAAATTCCGGCGATCGATATCATGAAGCGTATCCTGACCAGCGCTTTCGAGACGGGCACCCCGTTCGTGTTCTTCCGCGACACGGTCAACCGCGCCAATCCGAATAAGCATAAAGGCATGATCTACTGTTCGAATTTATGTACTGAAATTTGCCAGAACATGAGCCCGACGGAAATGATCCAAACCCAGCACGAAGACGGCATCATCACCTCTACGGTGAAGAGCGGCGATTTCGTCGTTTGCAATCTCTCGTCTACCAACCTTGGCCGCGTCTATACAAAGGAAGATATTGAACGTGTAGTAACGACGCAAATGCGAATGATGGACAACGTTATTGATTTGAACTACTACCCGATTCCGCAAGCGGAAATTACCAATAAAAAGTACCGTGCCGTAGGCCTTGGTTCCAGCGGATATCACCAGATGATGGCTCAGCTTCATATCCAGTGGGAATCCGACGAGCATGTGCAAAAAGCAGATGAAGTTTACGAGTGGATGAACTACTATGCCATTAAAGCTTCTATGGAAATCGCTAAGGAAAAAGGCGCATATCCGGTCTTCGAGGGCAGCGAATGGCAGTCCGGCGTTTACTTCGAAGAGCGTGGATATAGCAGTCCCGAGTGGCTGGAGCTTAAAGAGCAGGTGGCCAAGCACGGCGTTCGCAACGGCTGGATGTTCGCCATCGCGCCGACGGCTTCCACCTCCTTGATCGCCGGTTCGACCGCGGGCATAGATCCGATTTTCAATAAGTTTTTCATTGAGGAGAAGAAGAACGCCGTCATTCCGCAAACGGCGCCTAACTTGAATCCCGATACGATGTGGTACTACAAGGAAGCACATCGGATTGATCAGCACTGGAGCATCCGTGCAGCCGGTGCCCGCCAACGACACATCGATCAATCGCAATCATTCAATCTGTACATCACACCGGAGCTGTCCGCACGTGATTTCCTCGAGCTGTACATGGCTGCTTGGAAGAACGGGTTAAAAACCGTTTATTACGTCCGTAACCAGAGCCTAGAGGTTGAGGAATGCGTTAGCTGCAGCGCTTAA